A portion of the Cololabis saira isolate AMF1-May2022 chromosome 17, fColSai1.1, whole genome shotgun sequence genome contains these proteins:
- the LOC133463316 gene encoding guanine nucleotide-binding protein G(I)/G(S)/G(O) subunit gamma-4, with protein MKDGIANNSTASISHARKAVEQLKMEACMDRIKVSKAAADLMAYCDAHIREDPLIIPVPASENPFREKKFFCTIL; from the exons ATGAAGGACGGCATCGCCAACAACAGCACGGCAAGCATCTCCCATGCCAGGAAAGCTGTGGAGCAGCTGAAGATGGAGGCCTGCATGGACAGGATAAAG GTGTCCAAAGCGGCTGCGGACCTGATGGCATACTGTGACGCCCACATACGCGAGGACCCGCTCATCATCCCGGTTCCCGCCTCCGAGAACCCGTTCCGGGAGAAGAAGTTCTTCTGCACCATCCTCTGA